CAGACGTGAAGCCTCCCTGTTGAACTTACGCCCCGGCCTCCCAGCCGGGGCGTTCTTTTTCAACTGGTTAGATGATTTTCTGGGCGCTGGCGGACCGGTCTGTTGGCCGGAATTGGGCTTTGGGGGCTAAATGGGGGCCAAAACTGATTGGTTTCGTGGCTGCTAACGGATAGGGTGCGTCTTCATCTACCGCGAACCTTGGGCAGATACCGCCTTCATGCCCGAAGCGCCGTGTCCTTTTCATCATACATTAGAACGGTATAGACAAAGGCAGAATGACTCCATGTGAGAGGAGAGACGCAAAGAGGAGAACCTGTGACGGGATGCACCTGCTCCGCCAACACGCCGGATGGAAGGGCGTTTTTCCTGCACCACTCCAGATAGGGAAGCACCGCCTCGAGTTCCTCGATGTTTTCCGCCCGGGCAATATCGTATTCGGCCAGCCAGAGCGTCGCAATAAACCAAGGATTCCCAGGGATGTCTTGGGGGCCGTCCGGGTCCCGCTGATACACGTCGCCCTGGTAGCGGGCACAGCCTTCCACCGAGGTTTTGAGCCACAGCTGTTCGCGCACCGCTTCGGCGGTTGCAACCATCCGCGGATCCCTGGCATCCAGAACGCCCAGCGTGGCCAGGCTCAACAGGCTGACGTCAATGACCTCGTCAAGCCGATAGCCCCCTTCCACCCGGGAGCCTGAACGGGCAAAGCGTTTCAAGCCGCCATGATAGAGGTGCCGATCGATCCCCGCCGTCATTTCAGCGGCCACGACTTCGTATTGGTCGGCTAGGGAGGCGTTGGAAAAGAGCCGGGCGAAATTCGCCGCTGCCTGCAGGCCGACGATCACCGTCGCCACCGTGTAGGCGTGCAATGCATACCGCTCCTCCCACAGATCATAAGACGGGAGCGGCAGCCGCGTTTCCGGGTCCCGGTAAAGGACCAGAAAGTCGGCCATTTTCAGGATGAGTGTGCGGTAGAGAGGCCGGATGAATTCCACGTCCTTGGTTTTTTGGTAGTGTATCCAGAGCGCCCACAAGGTCAGTGCGGTCGAGTCCTCCTGGATGGGAAGGACCTCCTTGCCGTCGATGAGCCATGCGTGCCAGTTGCTCGCCAACGATCCGTCGGGGTTGTAGTGCTGGAACAGATAGCCCTCGTCGGACAGAACACGGGCACAGAACCTGAAGTACTTTCTGCACGCGTGCTCGTACCCGGCCGAGGCCAATGCGGCGGCAACGAATGCACCGTCGCGCCCCCACATGTACGAATAAGTGTCCTTGCCGAATCGGATGATGGCCGAATCGTTGGCGGCGATGATGGCGCCGCGATTGTCGATCTGCGTTCTCAGGATGAGAAGGCTCCGGTTGAAAATGTCGGTAATCTGCTCGGGTAGGTCCATGGGTTTGCCGGATTGTTCCCCCACCCAGGTCATCCAGTACTTCGAGGTGCGCCGGATGAGCTCTTCGGGCAATAGCTGGTGGGCATCGTGATTTAGCTTCGCCACTTCGTGGTAAGTCGTGCCCGCGGCCATCCAATAATAGGCATCCGCTTGTCCCCCGGCAGGCAAGTCCAGTTGAATGCCGAGGGTTGAATTGGGCGAGCCCCAAGCGGACGGATTTCCGTCCAGTTCAAAACCGCCGACGTCCTCGTCGAGGTCGAACCGATTGCCGTTCCCGTTTCTCCCGCAGGAAAAGTTTTTTACGCCCCACTGGTCATGGGTCCGGCAACTCATGAGGAAATATCGGTGGCCCTTGTAGTGGACAATCGAATGACTCCGAGGGTCGAAATAGGCCGTGCCGCCGATGTCGTTGCCGTACAGATGGAATTCGTGGGTGAAGAAGAGTTGGACCTGACGGGCAACCTTGCGCAGGTTAACCACTTCGATCTTCCTGACGAAGATATTCAGATCCATATCGACCGTATCGGAACAAAGAAGCTCCAGGCCCAGGTCGTCGTTGCGCAGAGAGACATTCGTCACCAGGGTCTCGTCCAGGTACCGAAGATCCTTTTTCCATTCTGGTCCCATCCAGGAGAAATGCCCTTCTACCCGGACGCCGAACCGGAAAGGTCGCCCGCCGGAATGGTTCTCCTGCCCGATGAAGGGGAAGTAAATGTCTCGGATCTGATAATCCGAATCGAAATTGACCAGCAGGGATCCGTTGCTTACGGGGAGGTCTTTGGGCATGCGTACCTTTCATCAATGATCCGCCGGTAGAGCTCGGAATACTTCCGAGCCATGCTGGTGATCGAAAAATTATTCTGGACGTGCCTGCGGCACGCGCTGCGATCGATCTGCCGCCGCGTCCCCACGGCCGCCAGCATCTCCTGCATGGAGCCGGAAACAAAGCCGGTCTTTCGGTGGGCTATGATCTCGGGCACGGAGCCCCTGTCGAAGGCCAGCACCGGGGTGCCGCAGGCCATCGATTCGATGAGCACAAGCCCAAAAGGTTCCCCCCAGCGGATCGGAAAGAGGGTCGCGCCGGCGTGCCCATACCACATGTTTTTCTGAGCGCTGCCGACTTCCCCGATATAGATAATCTGCTTTCCTGATTCCAGGATGGGCTTCATGACCTTGGTGTAGTAGGCGTCGCCGTAAAGCGGGGCGCTTGCGTCGACCACGAGGTCGATGGATTTCTCCAGTTTCTTGAAGAATGCCCGGTCCTTTCGTTTGTTCTGGGTATTGCCGGCGAGAATGAGTTGGGTGCCGGTGCTTTTGGCAATCTCGATGGCCGTGTCTTGCCCCTTGTCTTCGGTGATTCTGCCGATGGAAAACAGGTAATCCAGCGGTCCGGGATCGGCTTCAAACGTGAAGTTACTCAAATCAATGCCGTGATGGATAACCTCTTGCATGTTGACAAGCCCGCGATGCTGCTTTCTCTGATAGTCGCTAATGGGCACGAAATAGGCGTTGGTAGAGGTGGGGAGGGATTCGTTCCACAGCTCGAAATCTCCCTTCTCATCGGCAGGTACGTGGAGGGTCATGACAATCGGCACGGGCGTGTGAAGTAGGCCTTCGAAGGCCTGCATCATCATAACCGGGTCATGCATGTGAACGATGTCGATGTCTCCGCGTTGCGCCCGGTGCATCGCGCCGGACATGTGCCG
The sequence above is drawn from the Magnetospira sp. QH-2 genome and encodes:
- a CDS encoding glycoside hydrolase family 15 protein, which translates into the protein MPKDLPVSNGSLLVNFDSDYQIRDIYFPFIGQENHSGGRPFRFGVRVEGHFSWMGPEWKKDLRYLDETLVTNVSLRNDDLGLELLCSDTVDMDLNIFVRKIEVVNLRKVARQVQLFFTHEFHLYGNDIGGTAYFDPRSHSIVHYKGHRYFLMSCRTHDQWGVKNFSCGRNGNGNRFDLDEDVGGFELDGNPSAWGSPNSTLGIQLDLPAGGQADAYYWMAAGTTYHEVAKLNHDAHQLLPEELIRRTSKYWMTWVGEQSGKPMDLPEQITDIFNRSLLILRTQIDNRGAIIAANDSAIIRFGKDTYSYMWGRDGAFVAAALASAGYEHACRKYFRFCARVLSDEGYLFQHYNPDGSLASNWHAWLIDGKEVLPIQEDSTALTLWALWIHYQKTKDVEFIRPLYRTLILKMADFLVLYRDPETRLPLPSYDLWEERYALHAYTVATVIVGLQAAANFARLFSNASLADQYEVVAAEMTAGIDRHLYHGGLKRFARSGSRVEGGYRLDEVIDVSLLSLATLGVLDARDPRMVATAEAVREQLWLKTSVEGCARYQGDVYQRDPDGPQDIPGNPWFIATLWLAEYDIARAENIEELEAVLPYLEWCRKNALPSGVLAEQVHPVTGSPLCVSPLTWSHSAFVYTVLMYDEKDTALRA
- a CDS encoding glycosyltransferase family 4 protein, whose protein sequence is MMDSCADDTSKRLLPTDTSLKVLQIATLNRPIQQDLCYGPIENVIYNLDKGLSELGHRSIVACPGDSCIVGEKHTTIENGFAEYCSTKSRAKLEFMGRHMSGAMHRAQRGDIDIVHMHDPVMMMQAFEGLLHTPVPIVMTLHVPADEKGDFELWNESLPTSTNAYFVPISDYQRKQHRGLVNMQEVIHHGIDLSNFTFEADPGPLDYLFSIGRITEDKGQDTAIEIAKSTGTQLILAGNTQNKRKDRAFFKKLEKSIDLVVDASAPLYGDAYYTKVMKPILESGKQIIYIGEVGSAQKNMWYGHAGATLFPIRWGEPFGLVLIESMACGTPVLAFDRGSVPEIIAHRKTGFVSGSMQEMLAAVGTRRQIDRSACRRHVQNNFSITSMARKYSELYRRIIDERYACPKTSP